A section of the Primulina eburnea isolate SZY01 chromosome 1, ASM2296580v1, whole genome shotgun sequence genome encodes:
- the LOC140805165 gene encoding secreted RxLR effector protein 161-like, which yields MGSNEKLSKDVAAEDVDNTLYRSIIGSLLYLIDSRPDLMFSVCLCARYQSNPKISHLKAVKRILRYIAGTIDLGLWYTHETNSNLVGFSDADWARDLDDRKSTSGGCFYLGNNLISWHSRKQNCVSLSTSESEYVAAGSGCTQLLWMNQMIEDYGLKSEPLVMYCDNSSVINISKNPHNFLMHLAMVNVVHEGDELKLEDIPVIREFQTFLKKGFLERSWTVK from the exons ATGGGCTCAAATGAAAAGTTATCCAAAGATGTTGCGGCCGAAGATGTTGACAACACCCTTTACCGCAGCATCATAGGAAGCCTTCTGTACTTGATTGATAGCCGCCCAGACTTAATGTTTAGTGTTTGTTTGTGTGCTAGATACCAATCTAATCCTAAGATTTCTCACTTAAAAGCCGTAAAACGTATCTTACGATACATAGCCGGAACCATTGACTTAGGATTATGGTATACACACGAAACCAACTCAAATCTAGTAGGGTTTTCTGATGCTGATTGGGCTAGGGATTTGGATGATAGAAAAAGTACTTCTGGTGGGTGTTTCTATCTTGGAAATAATTTGATATCATGGCATAGTAGAAAACAGAACTGTGTATCACTTTCAACTTCTGAATCCGAATATGTGGCAGCCGGAAGTGGTTGCACTCAACTTTtatggatgaatcaaatgatagaAGATTATGGGCTTAAGAGTGAACCTTTAGTTATGTACTGTGATAATTCAAGTGTCATtaacatttcaaaaaatcca CATAATTTTCTGATGCACTTAGCAATGGTGAATGTAGTGCACGAAGGAGATGAGCTAaagttggaagatattccaGTAATACGAGAATTTCAGACATTTTTGAAGAAGGGCTTCTTGGAAAGGTCTTGGACCGTGAAGTAG